From a single Methylacidiphilum kamchatkense Kam1 genomic region:
- a CDS encoding phosphoribosylanthranilate isomerase, with protein MSVSSFADSSKVWIKICGITSLEDALMAVELGADALGFVFYPKSPRYLTVASAAKVMLRLPPRIVKVAVVVNPSREQIETLEKELPIDLWQLHGEEDSKADCWQSRNIIKALRPPFERKLEPWKEIVHAFLLDSKSEQWGGSGIPFDWKEAAGLRRHSQKPFILAGGLNPENIQKALLEVDPFGVDVSSGVESYPGKKDKKKLSEFIEKCKKERRFR; from the coding sequence TCTTCGAAAGTCTGGATTAAAATATGCGGAATTACTTCTCTAGAAGACGCGCTTATGGCAGTGGAGCTTGGCGCAGATGCTCTAGGTTTTGTCTTTTATCCCAAAAGCCCTAGATATCTAACAGTTGCATCGGCTGCCAAAGTGATGCTTCGGCTTCCCCCTAGGATTGTGAAAGTGGCTGTCGTTGTTAATCCAAGCCGGGAACAAATAGAAACCCTTGAAAAAGAACTGCCTATCGATCTTTGGCAGCTGCATGGAGAAGAAGACAGTAAGGCGGATTGTTGGCAATCTAGAAACATCATTAAGGCTCTAAGACCTCCCTTCGAAAGGAAACTGGAGCCATGGAAGGAAATCGTTCATGCTTTTCTTTTGGATTCTAAATCTGAACAATGGGGTGGGTCCGGTATCCCTTTTGACTGGAAAGAGGCGGCAGGACTACGACGACATTCTCAAAAACCTTTTATACTTGCCGGAGGCCTGAATCCGGAGAATATTCAAAAAGCACTCTTAGAAGTCGACCCGTTTGGAGTGGATGTTTCCAGTGGAGTGGAAAGCTATCCAGGGAAAAAAGACAAAAAGAAATTGTCAGAATTTATAGAAAAATGCAAAAAAGAGAGACGCTTTCGTTAA